A region of Panicum virgatum strain AP13 chromosome 8N, P.virgatum_v5, whole genome shotgun sequence DNA encodes the following proteins:
- the LOC120686680 gene encoding probable xyloglucan endotransglucosylase/hydrolase, whose amino-acid sequence MAAARWVLVAAAAVAALAATRATAAAPRKPVDVPFQRNYVPTWAADHIHYVDGGREVQLYLDKSTGTGFQTRGSYLFGHFSMHMKLVGGDSAGTVTAFYLSSQNSEHDEIDFEFLGNRTGQPYILQTNVFTGGKGDREQRIYLWFDPTKEYHSYSVLWNLYMIAFFVDDVPIRVFKNSSGELDVRYPFSQPMKLYSSLWNADDWATRGGREKTDWSNAPFVASYRGFHVDGCEASAEARFCATQGACWWDQPEFRDLDAAQYRKLREVRQRYTIYNYCTDRDRYAAMPPECARDRDV is encoded by the exons atggcggcggcgcggtgggtgctggtggccgcggcggcggtggcggcgctggcggcgacgcgcgcgacggcggcggcgccgaggaagCCGGTGGACGTGCCGTTCCAGCGGAACTACGTGCCGACGTGGGCGGCGGACCACATCCACTACGTCGACGGCGGGCGGGAGGTGCAGCTCTACCTCGACAAGTCCACCGGCACGGGGTTCCAGACGCGGGGCTCCTACCTCTTCGGCCACTTCAGCATGCACATgaagctcgtcggcggcgactCCGCCGGCACCGTCACCGCATTCTAC CTGTCGTCGCAGAACTCGGAGCACGACGAGATCGACTTCGAGTTCCTGGGCAACCGGACGGGGCAGCCCTACATCCTGCAGACCAACGTGTTCACCGGCGGCAAGGGCGACCGCGAGCAGAGGATCTACCTCTGGTTCGACCCCACCAAGGAGTACCACTCCTACTCCGTCCTCTGGAACCTCTACATGATCGC GTTCTTCGTGGACGACGTGCCGATCCGGGTGTTCAAGAACAGCAGCGGCGAGCTGGATGTGCGGTACCCGTTCAGCCAGCCGATGAAGCTCTACTCGAGCCTGTGGAACGCCGACGACTGGGCGACGCGCGGCGGGCGGGAGAAGACGGACTGGTCCAACGCGCCCTTCGTCGCCTCCTACCGCGGCTTCCACGTCGACGGCTGCGAGGCCTCCGCCGAGGCCCGCTTCTGCGCCACCCAGGGCGCGTGCTGGTGGGACCAGCCCGAGTTCCGGGACCTCGACGCCGCCCAGTACCGCAAGCTCCGGGAGGTCCGCCAGCGCTACACCATCTACAACTACTGCACCGACCGCGACCGCTACGCCGCCATGCCGCCCGAGTGCGCGCGCGACCGCGACGTCTGA